The Mangrovivirga cuniculi genomic sequence TTTTCGTATATTTATTATTAACAGGATCAACTTTTTTATATAAATCATTCGGTTTAAACAAATGAAATATGAAAACCGAATCACCACAATGGGGTATTACAGTGGGAATTATTTTAATTCTCCTGGGATTATTCGGCCTGTTTTCTAATTACTCATCATTAACTAATACCGAATCTAATTTTAAAAATCCCCGCTCAGCCAATATGTCTGTCAAAATGGACAGCCTGTCAAATTCTTCTGCTTCATCTAACCGGGATAAAAATTCTGAATTAATCAACCAGGGGCTTGACGTACCCGGCTTGTATGATCGAAATGTGCATTACAATACAGCAGAACAAAGCGAACCTTCCTACTTATTAATGAAATGGATGAGGAATTTTTGTCTTTTCGGGTTAGCTCTGGGTGTAATAAATATTATTGCCGGATTGATGTTACTAAAACGTCATAGATGGACAGTCAGGATTGTAGAAATCGTCATTATCCTCAATATCAATTATTACCTATTCCAAACCGTAATAATTTTAACTGATAACACTTCCGGGTTTATTGGTCGTATAACAGCCTACAATAAATTCTTAGCAGCTTTTATTTTCATTTCATTATTAGTGGTTACTTTAATTTATAGTAAGCGAGAAAGCTTAAAAGCAAAGAAACCTATTGATAATCTGGGGTGATCCAGTGCTATTTAATATGATTAGTAAAAATTTTATATAGGGATATATTTGTTTACATTGAGTGTAAGCTATTTATAACCCTGAAAAATGAAAAAACTTAATAAGATTTTTTACTGGATACTCTTTAGTTTAGCCATTATTCTAACTATAGGCTCTATACTTTCCATTATAATAAATATTGATATCCCCTTTTTAAAAGTCCTTGATTTTGCTCGAATACAGTTTTTTCTTGCTGCTTTATTTGGACTGCTAATCTATATGCTTATCAATAAGTCAAGAAAAAAGTATGACAGCATAATGTTGGTTTGTTTCGTGATCACTTTAACAATCCAATTATTCTATTTAATTCATTATACCCCAATTGTATCTAAGGAAGTTCCTGATGCAACAATAGAACACGTTGAAGAGGATAGAATCAGCATGGTGTTGATGAATGTAAAAATGAAAAACAGAAAAGCTCAACCTGTTGTCGACCAGGTTAGAAAAATTGAACCTGACCTTTTCCTTGCAATGGAGGTAGATCAATGGTGGGACAATCAACTTAAAGTTATTGAAAAAGAATATCCTCATTCGAAGAAAGTAATAAATGACTTAACATATGGCATGTGTCTATACAGTAAATTCCCATTTAAAGAAATTAATGTCCACTACTTCGAAAATGAAAATGTCCCGTCATTTGAAAGCGTTATCACTCTCGATAATGGAAAAGATATTTTATTATTCACAATACATCCTGTCCCTCCTATTCATTTCGAACACCTTCCTGATAATGAAGGCCAAAGAGAAGTAGCGATGAAAAAGTTAGGAGAAAAAATTGAAAACACAGACACACCAACAATTGTTGCAGGAGATATCAATGATGTTGTTTGGTCATATACGGATGGTCTTACAGGCACCAATGATAAATTGATGGATGTCCGAATAGGCAGAGGCTTTTACAATAGTTTTAATGCACATAATTTTCTCACCAGATGGCCATTAGATCATGTCTTTGTAACAAAAGAATTTAAACTTAACAAAATCGAAAGATTACCTAAAACTACGTCGGACCACTTTGGTATTTTTGTTGAATTGGTTCTTTAAATCTCTTCTATTTCCATGTGTTTGATCAATTCAGATCGAATACTTTTACGCAAGTAAAAACGATGGAAGATTAGCCTTGGTAAAACTAAAACCTTTAAAAAAAACTGAAGAGATATTAAATTCTCTTTCACATGGTATCACAGCAGCTGCAGCAGTTGGCGGTATGATTGTTCTGATAATTTTTGGCGCCAGGAGTGATGTGAAATGGAGCTTATTCAGCGCCTTGTTTTACGGATTAAGTTTAGTTCTGTTATATCTGTTTTCGTCATTTTATCATGGATTAAGACATAAAAAAGCCAAGTATGTTTTTAAAATCCTTGATCACTGTGGTATTTATTTATTAATCGCAGGAACCTACACTCCGGTATTGTTAATCTGTATAGGGGGAACCACAGGATGGATATATTTTGCCATTTTATGGAGCATGGCGCTGATCGGGATTATTCTAAAAATATTTTTTGCCGGAAAATATAAAACTATCTCTACTTTGATGTATGCAGTTATGGGCTGGATCATCATTTTCGATATTGATATCGTGAAAGCCTCCTTACCGGCCCCGGCATTTTGGTTATTGGCAGCAGGTGGTTTTGCCTATACTTTTGGCATAATCTTTTATATGCTAGACAAACGATTAAAATACGGTCATTTTATATGGCACCTTTTTGTGATGATGGGTAGTATATTCCATTTTATTATGATGGTAAAGTACGTATTTATCTAAAAAATGTCATCATACATTTATGACCTGATTTGACTTTTTAGCATACCAGAGGCACTGATCCGAATTTAATATGAAAGCAACTATTACATCTATCAAATTGAAAAAGCCATGGCATTTCTTTGTTCTTTCTAAAATGGCCTTGAGAATATTTAAACAATTAAAAACCACAAAATGCAAACAATATAAAAGCACAGGATTCTGGACGCTTCACTATACTATGACATTGTGGGAAGAAGAAAGCGATATGAAAGAATTCGCAAAAAGCGGGGCACATCTGGAAGCCATGAAAAGGAGCAGTAATATCGCCAGCGAAATTCATACTATTACCATCAATGCTAAAAATTTACCTACCTGGAAAGAAGCCAAATTACTTTTGGGAAAAGGTAAGGTTTTAAGATATTAATAATATAAATAGCAACTATTGCATTTTTTTTTCTTTGTAACTTTTCTCAACAACAATTAAATATTTCTAAGAAGTTTTTATTGCAATAAAAGCCAAATAACTTATTAAAAGTTGTTACTTATAAAACCAATCCGGGCAATAAAATTCTACTATTTTATCATTTTTAAAGAGTATAATATTTTACCTTTGAGAAAATAATAATGGTAATAGTCAAACATTGAAAAAGGGACTGATAACAATATTTTTCATTGCATCACTTGTCAATATTAATAGTCAGGTAATTGATTCCATACAATCAGTTATTAATGACCCTTCCCTTACCACAACTCAGAGAATCAATGAATTAAATGATCTTAGCAGAGAGTTAACTTATATTTCCCCGGTAATGGCTATGAAATCGGCTAATGAAGCACTTTCATTGGCAATAGAGTACAACAATAAAAGAGGGCAAGCATACGCATATCGAAACATTTCTAATATATTCACTCTAAATGAGCATTTTTATTCCGGTACCGAACATATCCAAAAAGCATTAAAAATATTTAATGAAATTGGCGATTCAACTGGAGTGGCAGATTGCTACATTTCGCTTGGTCATTACTTTAAGCAATTAAAAGATTATAAAGAGCAAAATAAATATCATAAAAAATCACACAAAATATATTCCCGATTTGATCTGCCTTCCAGGTTAGCTGTAACCTCATTTAATCTGGCAGAAAGTTATTTTTATCTCAAGCAATACGACAAAGCTAGGTCTCTGA encodes the following:
- the trhA gene encoding PAQR family membrane homeostasis protein TrhA, which codes for MVKLKPLKKTEEILNSLSHGITAAAAVGGMIVLIIFGARSDVKWSLFSALFYGLSLVLLYLFSSFYHGLRHKKAKYVFKILDHCGIYLLIAGTYTPVLLICIGGTTGWIYFAILWSMALIGIILKIFFAGKYKTISTLMYAVMGWIIIFDIDIVKASLPAPAFWLLAAGGFAYTFGIIFYMLDKRLKYGHFIWHLFVMMGSIFHFIMMVKYVFI
- a CDS encoding DUF3291 domain-containing protein: MKATITSIKLKKPWHFFVLSKMALRIFKQLKTTKCKQYKSTGFWTLHYTMTLWEEESDMKEFAKSGAHLEAMKRSSNIASEIHTITINAKNLPTWKEAKLLLGKGKVLRY
- a CDS encoding endonuclease/exonuclease/phosphatase family protein, with the protein product MKKLNKIFYWILFSLAIILTIGSILSIIINIDIPFLKVLDFARIQFFLAALFGLLIYMLINKSRKKYDSIMLVCFVITLTIQLFYLIHYTPIVSKEVPDATIEHVEEDRISMVLMNVKMKNRKAQPVVDQVRKIEPDLFLAMEVDQWWDNQLKVIEKEYPHSKKVINDLTYGMCLYSKFPFKEINVHYFENENVPSFESVITLDNGKDILLFTIHPVPPIHFEHLPDNEGQREVAMKKLGEKIENTDTPTIVAGDINDVVWSYTDGLTGTNDKLMDVRIGRGFYNSFNAHNFLTRWPLDHVFVTKEFKLNKIERLPKTTSDHFGIFVELVL